The following are from one region of the Thiocapsa rosea genome:
- a CDS encoding ABC transporter ATP-binding protein, with translation MPLASRSPEPLVAIRGVSKVYERGRQRIEVLHHVDLDIPEGDFLALMGPSGSGKSTLLNMIAGLDLPSEGSLSVAGHRIDRMSSTELARWRAAHVGFVFQFYNLLPALSAQKNVELPLLLTRLSTARRRRNAAIALDLVGLADRASHKPNELSGGQQQRVAIARAIVSDPTLLVCDEPTGDLDRHSAEEVLSLLQRLNREYGKTMIMVTHDPKAAEFAQRVLHLDKGILVEQAEIGA, from the coding sequence TTGCCCCTCGCATCCCGCAGCCCCGAACCCCTGGTCGCGATCCGCGGCGTGAGCAAGGTCTACGAGCGCGGTCGGCAGCGCATCGAGGTCCTGCATCATGTCGACCTGGATATCCCGGAAGGGGATTTTCTCGCCTTGATGGGGCCTTCGGGATCCGGCAAGAGCACGCTGCTCAACATGATCGCCGGGCTGGATCTGCCGAGCGAAGGGTCCTTGAGTGTCGCCGGACATCGGATCGACCGCATGTCCTCCACCGAGCTGGCGCGCTGGCGGGCGGCACATGTCGGCTTTGTTTTCCAGTTCTACAATCTCTTGCCGGCGCTCTCGGCGCAAAAGAACGTCGAGCTGCCGCTCCTGCTGACCCGGCTGTCCACGGCACGGCGCAGACGCAACGCGGCGATCGCGCTCGATCTGGTCGGACTCGCCGACCGGGCCTCGCACAAGCCCAACGAGCTCTCCGGGGGCCAACAGCAGCGCGTCGCCATCGCCAGGGCGATCGTCTCGGATCCGACGCTTTTGGTCTGCGACGAGCCCACAGGCGATCTCGACCGCCACTCCGCCGAGGAGGTGCTGAGCCTCCTGCAACGGCTTAACCGCGAGTACGGCAAGACGATGATCATGGTGACCCACGACCCGAAGGCGGCCGAGTTTGCGCAGCGGGTCCTGCATTTGGATAAGGGGATCTTGGTCGAGCAAGCTGAAATCGGAGCGTGA
- a CDS encoding ABC transporter permease: protein MKYLPLLFAALMRKKTRTLLTLLSVAAAFALFGMLDAVRVAFNAPQSVIGIDRLITSSRLSLIQPLPYADLARIESTPGVKAVTYASWFGGIYQDPKNFFPNFPVEPETYLDMYPELVLPQAQRQAFIKMRTGAIAGQALADLHDWKVGDKIPLRPTIYPHRDGGEVWTFDLVGIFEAAQPELRGSEKQMLFHHTYFDEGREIGQGTVGWYIVRVEDASQADQIAQAIDRQFANSAFETRTQSEREFQLSFAKQIGDIGLIVTAIMAAVFFTLVLLTGNTMAQSIRERIPELAVLKTLGFTNRAVLLLVMAEALVLLLLGGLIGLVLAALALPVIGEASSGQLDVAMRPESWLLGVGLMAAIGILVGLPPALKAMRLGIVDALAGR, encoded by the coding sequence ATGAAATATCTCCCTCTTCTCTTCGCCGCACTCATGCGCAAGAAGACGCGCACGCTGCTCACACTGCTTTCGGTGGCGGCGGCCTTTGCGCTCTTCGGGATGCTGGATGCCGTGCGGGTGGCGTTCAATGCGCCTCAGAGCGTGATCGGGATCGATCGGCTCATTACCTCCTCGCGCCTCTCGCTGATCCAGCCGTTGCCCTATGCGGACCTCGCCCGGATCGAGTCGACGCCCGGCGTGAAGGCGGTGACCTACGCGAGCTGGTTCGGGGGGATCTATCAGGACCCGAAGAATTTCTTTCCGAACTTCCCGGTCGAACCCGAGACCTATCTCGACATGTATCCGGAGCTGGTCCTGCCTCAAGCGCAGCGCCAAGCCTTCATCAAGATGCGTACCGGGGCGATCGCCGGACAGGCGCTCGCGGATCTGCACGACTGGAAGGTCGGCGACAAGATCCCTTTGCGCCCGACCATCTACCCCCATCGCGACGGCGGGGAGGTCTGGACCTTCGACCTCGTCGGCATCTTCGAAGCCGCCCAGCCGGAGCTTCGCGGCTCAGAGAAGCAGATGCTGTTTCACCACACCTACTTCGATGAAGGGCGCGAGATCGGGCAAGGTACGGTCGGTTGGTACATCGTGCGGGTCGAGGACGCGTCGCAGGCCGATCAGATCGCGCAGGCGATCGACCGTCAGTTCGCCAATTCCGCCTTCGAAACCCGTACCCAGAGCGAGCGCGAGTTCCAGCTCTCCTTCGCAAAACAAATCGGCGACATCGGGCTGATCGTCACGGCGATCATGGCAGCGGTCTTCTTCACCCTGGTGCTGCTCACCGGCAACACCATGGCGCAATCCATCCGCGAGCGGATTCCCGAGCTGGCGGTGCTCAAGACGCTCGGCTTCACCAACCGTGCGGTTCTTCTACTCGTCATGGCCGAGGCGCTCGTGCTGCTTCTGCTCGGGGGGCTGATCGGGCTCGTGCTCGCCGCTCTGGCCCTTCCGGTGATCGGCGAGGCCAGCTCCGGACAGCTCGATGTTGCGATGCGTCCGGAGAGCTGGTTGCTGGGGGTCGGCCTGATGGCGGCCATCGGTATCCTGGTCGGACTGCCGCCGGCGCTCAAGGCGATGCGCCTGGGGATCGTCGATGCGTTGGCGGGACGATGA
- a CDS encoding ABC transporter permease produces the protein MSERPTAWSIALTRMRSTLPTLAAGLAVAAFFGIWILAPTLVIALALVFIGWLVLTRTGRQALAVARVGLSTVPERLGATSVVVVGIAGVVGVLVALQAMAAGFEATLTGAGSDDTALVLRAAANAELSSALDRPSTTLIIQAPGIKRDANDRPVASAEVVVVASVPKRTTGTDANLEVRGVGPAAWAVRPQVRIVEGRRFRPGLRELIVGQGALQQFSGVEIGDSIVLNNQDWRIVGVFASGDTHESEVWGDAESIAAAYRRNGFQSVAVRLTEAAAIERLRAALSADPRLRVDVETTRAYYGKQSERLTRVIRAVGIGVAVMMALGAVFGALNTMYAAVASRAREIATLRALGFTGLPVVVAVMLETMALACAGGILGAGIAWALFHGFTVSTLGSNFSQVVFQFQVTPELLIRGLQWALGIGFIGGIFPALRAASLPVTTALRES, from the coding sequence ATGAGCGAGCGACCGACCGCGTGGAGCATCGCCCTGACTCGCATGCGCTCGACGCTGCCGACGCTCGCCGCCGGGCTCGCCGTTGCAGCCTTTTTCGGGATCTGGATCCTGGCACCGACGCTTGTGATCGCGCTCGCGCTGGTTTTCATCGGCTGGCTGGTGCTGACGCGAACCGGGCGGCAGGCGCTCGCCGTCGCCCGGGTCGGCTTGAGCACGGTACCCGAGCGCCTCGGGGCGACCTCGGTCGTGGTGGTCGGGATCGCCGGGGTGGTCGGGGTTCTGGTCGCCCTGCAGGCGATGGCGGCGGGTTTCGAGGCGACGCTCACGGGTGCGGGCAGCGACGACACCGCCCTGGTGCTGCGCGCCGCGGCCAATGCCGAGCTCTCTTCGGCGCTGGATCGTCCCTCCACGACGCTGATCATCCAGGCCCCGGGCATCAAGCGCGACGCGAACGATCGCCCCGTCGCATCGGCCGAGGTGGTGGTCGTGGCCAGCGTCCCGAAGCGAACCACGGGAACGGACGCGAATCTCGAGGTCCGCGGCGTCGGGCCGGCAGCCTGGGCGGTACGCCCGCAGGTTCGGATCGTCGAGGGCCGACGCTTCCGGCCCGGACTGCGCGAGCTGATCGTCGGTCAGGGCGCGCTGCAGCAGTTCAGCGGGGTCGAGATCGGCGACAGCATCGTCCTCAACAACCAGGACTGGCGCATCGTCGGTGTCTTCGCCTCTGGCGATACGCATGAGTCCGAGGTCTGGGGCGACGCCGAATCCATTGCGGCGGCCTATCGCCGCAACGGCTTTCAGTCCGTCGCCGTGCGCTTGACCGAGGCGGCGGCGATCGAGCGCCTGCGCGCGGCCCTGAGCGCCGACCCGCGCTTGAGGGTCGATGTGGAGACCACGCGCGCCTACTACGGCAAGCAGTCGGAGCGGCTTACGCGGGTGATTCGGGCGGTCGGTATCGGGGTCGCCGTCATGATGGCGCTCGGGGCGGTCTTCGGTGCGCTCAACACCATGTATGCGGCCGTGGCGAGTCGCGCGCGCGAGATCGCCACCTTGCGCGCGCTGGGATTCACCGGACTGCCGGTCGTCGTCGCAGTCATGCTCGAGACCATGGCCTTGGCCTGTGCGGGCGGGATCCTCGGGGCCGGCATCGCCTGGGCCTTGTTTCACGGCTTCACGGTCTCGACCTTGGGATCCAACTTCAGTCAGGTCGTCTTCCAGTTCCAGGTCACTCCGGAGCTTCTGATCCGCGGGTTGCAGTGGGCGCTCGGGATCGGCTTCATCGGAGGCATCTTCCCGGCGCTCCGCGCAGCAAGCCTTCCGGTGACGACGGCGTTGCGGGAGTCTTGA
- a CDS encoding V-type ATP synthase subunit B — MSHTLVRYSKVVEIVGDLLKVLVPPPVSEQGQRVAFGDLGMVEDPSGFKSMARVIRLEGELVSLQVFSGTKGLSTQASVRFLGHPMRVTYSPNVLGRVFRGDGTPFDNGPGLAQDPKIEIDGPSANPARRSLASKMVRTDVPMIDIFNSLVESQKIPIFSVAGEPYNALLARIGIQADADIVVFGGLGLIFDDYHFFLRRFEDAGVFARTVMFVNLASDPVVERLLVPDMALAVAERFAVEEGKRVLVLMSDMTAYADAMKEVGIAMEAVPSNRGYMGDLYSQLARRYEKAADFKVGGSLTILTVTTMPGGDVTHPVPDNTGYITEGQFYLHDGMLDPFGSLSRLKQHVVGKVTREDHSQIMNTMIRFYSGARDAEQKQAMAFDLSEFDIRLIRFGNLFRERFMDIDVSIPLEKGLDLCWQTLAECFNRDELLMKENLIDKYLPTLDEDAPVLAAA; from the coding sequence ATGTCCCATACGCTCGTGCGCTACTCGAAGGTCGTCGAGATCGTCGGCGACCTCCTCAAGGTCCTGGTTCCGCCCCCGGTGTCCGAGCAGGGCCAACGGGTCGCGTTCGGCGACCTGGGGATGGTCGAGGACCCGAGCGGTTTCAAATCGATGGCGCGCGTCATCAGGCTCGAAGGCGAGCTGGTGTCGCTGCAGGTCTTCTCCGGGACCAAGGGGCTTTCCACCCAGGCGTCGGTCCGCTTCCTCGGCCATCCGATGCGGGTGACCTACTCGCCCAACGTCCTGGGTCGCGTTTTTCGCGGCGACGGCACCCCGTTCGATAACGGGCCGGGCCTCGCTCAAGACCCCAAGATCGAGATCGACGGCCCCTCGGCAAACCCGGCGCGACGCTCGCTCGCCTCCAAGATGGTGCGCACCGACGTCCCCATGATCGACATCTTCAACTCTCTGGTGGAGAGTCAGAAGATCCCGATCTTCTCGGTCGCCGGCGAGCCCTACAACGCGCTGTTGGCGCGCATCGGGATCCAGGCGGATGCGGACATCGTCGTCTTCGGCGGGCTTGGTCTCATCTTCGACGACTATCACTTCTTTCTGCGTCGCTTCGAGGATGCGGGCGTGTTCGCCCGGACCGTCATGTTCGTCAACCTCGCCTCCGACCCGGTGGTCGAGCGCCTCTTGGTTCCCGATATGGCCCTTGCGGTCGCGGAGCGGTTCGCGGTCGAGGAAGGCAAGCGGGTCCTCGTCCTGATGAGCGACATGACCGCCTATGCCGACGCCATGAAGGAGGTGGGTATCGCCATGGAGGCCGTGCCGTCGAATCGCGGCTACATGGGCGATCTTTACTCGCAACTTGCACGACGTTACGAGAAGGCCGCCGACTTCAAGGTTGGCGGCTCGCTCACCATCCTCACCGTGACCACGATGCCGGGAGGCGACGTCACGCACCCGGTGCCGGACAACACCGGCTACATCACCGAAGGCCAGTTCTATCTCCACGACGGCATGCTCGACCCCTTCGGCTCGCTCTCGCGCCTGAAGCAGCATGTGGTCGGCAAGGTCACCCGCGAGGACCACAGCCAGATCATGAACACCATGATCCGCTTCTACTCGGGCGCCCGCGATGCCGAGCAAAAGCAGGCAATGGCCTTCGATCTGTCCGAATTCGACATCCGCTTGATTAGGTTCGGGAACCTTTTCCGGGAGCGCTTCATGGACATCGATGTCAGCATCCCGTTGGAGAAGGGTTTGGACCTCTGCTGGCAAACCCTCGCCGAGTGTTTCAATCGCGACGAGCTGCTGATGAAAGAGAATCTGATCGACAAGTACCTCCCGACGCTCGATGAGGACGCGCCGGTTCTAGCGGCGGCTTGA
- a CDS encoding V-type ATP synthase subunit D — translation MSRVSLSKSSLAKQNRALQTYERYLPSLDLKRKQIMTERAKEVLAQGETRRKIAALRQQVTENLPMLANREIDLSGLVQVRGARLGEENLLGTRLPVLEGLDLVKRDYGLLSKPHWVDILVDALSEMLTLQAQLALHDRRLVLLDEAVRKVTQRVNLFDKVLIPRTRENIKRIRVHLSDSERAAIVRSKIAKGKRLREASA, via the coding sequence ATGTCACGCGTCAGTCTCAGCAAGTCCTCGTTGGCCAAGCAGAACCGCGCGCTGCAGACCTACGAGCGCTATCTGCCCTCGCTCGATCTGAAGCGCAAACAGATCATGACCGAGCGCGCCAAAGAGGTCCTGGCGCAGGGGGAGACCCGTCGCAAGATCGCGGCGCTGCGCCAGCAGGTGACGGAGAATCTACCCATGCTCGCCAATCGCGAGATCGACCTGTCCGGCCTGGTGCAGGTGCGCGGCGCCCGCCTCGGCGAGGAAAATCTCCTCGGCACGCGACTGCCCGTGCTCGAAGGGCTCGACCTCGTCAAGCGCGACTACGGCCTCTTGAGCAAACCCCACTGGGTGGACATCTTGGTCGACGCACTCTCCGAGATGCTGACGCTCCAAGCGCAACTCGCGCTGCACGATCGGCGTCTCGTCTTGCTCGATGAAGCGGTGCGCAAGGTGACGCAGCGGGTGAATCTGTTCGACAAGGTGTTGATCCCGCGCACACGCGAGAACATCAAGCGGATTCGCGTCCACCTCTCGGACAGCGAGCGCGCGGCGATCGTGCGCTCGAAGATCGCGAAGGGCAAACGACTCAGAGAGGCCTCGGCATGA